From one Pseudanabaena sp. FACHB-2040 genomic stretch:
- a CDS encoding V4R domain-containing protein has product MVSVADLLIDSRLPGNYFASDLYVRGSLELGLLENRRGDRLLAIPEPLLKAIYAGLEKETGHASKLVLYNCGRWWGKNFYARFCEELSDYYGKPLADLSMVEFLQSLQQCWRTHGWGQIHLDTVHREQGFLTVEIWHSPFTAYAPKGQQPSGSLEQGIVEVFLSQLTGRELKCLQTSCDSKGDDCNRFVVGLAKRLEKAEAMVAGSQPHQTIMQALLQQE; this is encoded by the coding sequence ATGGTTTCCGTTGCTGATTTACTGATTGACAGCCGCTTGCCCGGTAACTACTTTGCCAGCGATCTTTACGTTCGTGGTTCGCTCGAACTGGGCCTGCTGGAAAACCGCCGGGGCGATCGTCTGCTGGCAATTCCTGAACCGCTGCTCAAAGCAATTTACGCTGGGCTTGAAAAAGAAACGGGGCATGCTTCCAAACTGGTGCTGTATAACTGTGGCCGCTGGTGGGGCAAAAACTTCTATGCCCGGTTTTGTGAAGAGCTGAGCGACTACTACGGCAAGCCACTGGCTGACCTGTCAATGGTCGAATTTCTGCAGTCTCTCCAGCAATGTTGGCGAACCCACGGTTGGGGCCAAATTCATCTCGATACGGTTCACCGAGAGCAGGGCTTTTTGACGGTAGAAATCTGGCACTCCCCCTTTACGGCCTACGCCCCTAAAGGACAGCAACCCTCCGGCTCCTTGGAGCAGGGAATTGTAGAGGTTTTTCTGAGCCAATTGACCGGCCGAGAGCTGAAGTGTCTGCAAACCAGCTGCGATTCTAAAGGCGATGACTGCAACCGCTTTGTTGTAGGCCTAGCGAAGCGGTTAGAAAAGGCTGAAGCCATGGTAGCTGGTAGCCAGCCCCATCAGACTATTATGCAAGCGCTCCTGCAGCAGGAATGA
- a CDS encoding V4R domain-containing protein, which translates to MVTTTETAHRLHHKHPKKHNHYALRDFFQFNPEQGIITDWNECRNVFTSEDFIIGLLEGLEEEVGESSAAIMYSIGIEWGKYDSLVFQTWFEKEFGMSSRSANLMFLLETWWWPYIAQGWGRWEVDMSDRKQGFMFINLFDSAVARTLGDVGKPVCHLYAGLFAGFFTEMVRKQLSCIEIQCYSMGETYCKFLLGGKERIDAAAFWMNEGATARDIEKRLRSGESGA; encoded by the coding sequence ATGGTTACGACCACCGAGACAGCCCACCGTCTCCACCACAAGCACCCCAAAAAGCATAACCATTATGCGCTACGGGACTTCTTCCAGTTCAACCCTGAACAGGGCATTATTACTGACTGGAATGAGTGCCGCAATGTCTTTACCAGCGAAGACTTTATCATTGGTTTGTTAGAAGGTTTGGAAGAAGAGGTTGGCGAATCTTCCGCCGCCATCATGTACTCCATCGGCATAGAGTGGGGCAAATACGATTCCCTTGTTTTCCAAACTTGGTTTGAAAAAGAGTTTGGCATGAGTTCTCGCAGCGCCAACCTGATGTTTCTGCTAGAGACTTGGTGGTGGCCGTACATTGCCCAGGGCTGGGGCCGGTGGGAGGTGGACATGAGCGATCGCAAGCAGGGCTTTATGTTCATCAACCTCTTCGACTCCGCCGTAGCTCGCACCTTAGGGGATGTCGGCAAGCCTGTCTGTCACCTCTATGCTGGGCTCTTTGCGGGCTTCTTTACAGAAATGGTGCGCAAGCAGCTGAGCTGCATTGAAATTCAGTGCTACTCAATGGGGGAAACCTACTGCAAGTTTCTCCTAGGCGGCAAAGAGCGGATTGATGCAGCCGCCTTCTGGATGAACGAAGGGGCTACTGCCCGCGATATCGAGAAGCGGCTGCGATCTGGGGAGAGCGGCGCATGA
- a CDS encoding rhodanese-like domain-containing protein — translation MSPNPAVPFEQIDVETFAQRFQTERDKLQLIDVREPTELELASLEGFERLPLSEFADWSESIHNRFDNEKETIVMCHHGMRSAQMCQWLSQQGFTNVKNLAGGIDAYSAVVDRSVPRY, via the coding sequence ATGTCTCCTAATCCTGCTGTCCCCTTTGAGCAAATCGACGTCGAAACCTTTGCCCAACGCTTCCAGACTGAGCGAGATAAGCTGCAGCTAATCGACGTACGAGAACCGACAGAGCTTGAGCTAGCTTCCCTTGAAGGCTTTGAACGCCTGCCTCTAAGCGAATTTGCCGACTGGTCAGAGAGCATTCACAACCGTTTTGACAACGAAAAAGAAACCATTGTGATGTGCCACCACGGCATGCGCTCCGCCCAGATGTGCCAGTGGCTATCGCAGCAGGGCTTTACCAACGTGAAGAACCTGGCTGGTGGTATTGATGCTTATAGTGCTGTGGTTGATCGTTCGGTGCCTCGGTATTAG
- a CDS encoding ferredoxin:protochlorophyllide reductase (ATP-dependent) subunit N: MTLANSPASSSPAPSLEFECDTGNYHTFCPISCVAWLYQKIEDSFFLVIGTKTCGYFLQNAMGVMIFAEPRYAMAELEEGDISAQLNDYEELKRLCDQIKRDRNPSVIVWIGTCTTEIIKMDLEGIAPKLEAEIGIPIVVARANGLDYAFTQGEDTVLAAMVHRCPTSATVTTEAEKEERGGIQKLLSFGRKKEDTPTTAEPEYKDHPPLVLFGSVPDPIVTQMTLELKKQGIKVSGWLPAKRYTELPVIDEGYYVAGINPFLSRTATALMRRRKCKLIGAPFPIGPDGTRAWIEKICSVFGIEPQGLDEREAKIWESLEDYLALIRGKSVYFMGDNLLEISLARFLIRCGMTVPEIGIPYMDKRYQAGELALLEKTCHDMGAPLPKIIEKPDNYNQLQRINATQPDLVITGMAHANPLEARGINTKWSVEFTFAQIHGFSNARDILELVTRPLRRNNSLKDLGWDKLVREESKV, encoded by the coding sequence ATGACCCTTGCCAATAGCCCCGCCTCTTCTAGCCCCGCCCCTTCCCTTGAGTTTGAGTGCGACACCGGCAATTACCACACTTTTTGCCCCATTAGCTGTGTTGCTTGGCTTTACCAAAAAATCGAAGACAGCTTCTTCCTAGTCATCGGCACTAAAACCTGCGGCTACTTTCTGCAAAACGCCATGGGCGTGATGATTTTTGCTGAGCCGCGTTACGCGATGGCAGAGCTGGAGGAGGGCGACATTTCGGCCCAACTTAATGACTATGAGGAACTAAAGCGGTTGTGCGATCAGATCAAACGCGATCGCAACCCCTCCGTCATCGTCTGGATCGGCACCTGCACCACCGAGATCATCAAAATGGATCTCGAAGGCATCGCCCCTAAGCTCGAAGCTGAAATCGGTATTCCCATCGTCGTCGCTCGGGCCAATGGCCTAGACTACGCCTTCACCCAGGGCGAAGACACGGTGCTAGCTGCGATGGTGCACCGCTGCCCCACTAGCGCCACCGTCACCACCGAAGCCGAAAAAGAAGAGCGCGGCGGCATTCAAAAACTGCTGAGCTTTGGCCGTAAAAAAGAAGACACTCCCACTACCGCAGAACCTGAGTACAAAGATCACCCGCCCCTGGTTCTGTTTGGCTCGGTGCCCGATCCCATCGTCACCCAAATGACCCTGGAGCTGAAGAAGCAGGGCATTAAAGTATCTGGCTGGCTGCCCGCCAAGCGCTATACCGAACTGCCCGTGATCGACGAAGGCTACTATGTCGCTGGCATCAACCCCTTCCTCTCTCGCACAGCTACCGCCCTGATGCGCCGCCGCAAGTGCAAGCTGATCGGCGCGCCCTTCCCCATCGGCCCAGACGGCACCCGCGCCTGGATCGAGAAAATCTGCTCCGTGTTTGGTATTGAACCTCAGGGGCTAGATGAGCGGGAAGCCAAGATTTGGGAATCGCTGGAAGATTACCTGGCCCTGATTCGCGGCAAGTCAGTCTACTTCATGGGCGACAACCTGCTGGAAATCTCCCTGGCCCGCTTCCTTATCCGCTGCGGCATGACCGTTCCCGAAATCGGCATTCCCTATATGGATAAGCGCTACCAGGCAGGCGAACTGGCCCTGTTGGAGAAAACCTGCCACGACATGGGCGCGCCCCTGCCCAAGATCATCGAAAAGCCCGACAACTACAACCAGCTGCAGCGCATCAACGCAACCCAGCCGGATTTGGTAATTACGGGCATGGCCCACGCCAATCCTCTAGAAGCGCGGGGCATCAACACCAAGTGGTCGGTCGAATTTACCTTCGCCCAGATCCACGGCTTCAGCAATGCCCGCGACATTTTAGAACTGGTGACCCGTCCCCTGCGGCGAAACAACAGCCTCAAAGACCTGGGCTGGGACAAGCTAGTTAGAGAAGAATCTAAGGTCTAA
- a CDS encoding DUF5331 domain-containing protein — translation MNSKQLRQSLKVKWLTYYRDNREWIDRLGLWVTVDGQRRPASGFILGVLSTLEPNLTQLLPLVVDLSSNPDRIVAALGLNISPDKELKALADAQRMLPSSSQAEVNMEAPVALPVTLNVEQIPAKPAPDKDEECRGVGGREDDRPRTKS, via the coding sequence GTGAACAGCAAGCAACTGCGTCAGTCTCTCAAAGTTAAGTGGCTGACCTATTACCGGGACAATCGTGAGTGGATCGACCGTCTAGGTCTCTGGGTCACTGTGGATGGGCAGCGCCGCCCGGCCTCTGGATTCATTCTGGGAGTGCTCTCAACGCTAGAGCCCAATCTGACCCAACTTCTTCCTCTGGTGGTGGATCTCAGCAGCAACCCTGACCGTATCGTTGCCGCTCTAGGGCTCAATATTAGCCCCGACAAAGAGCTCAAAGCTTTGGCTGATGCCCAGCGTATGCTGCCCAGCAGCAGCCAAGCCGAAGTAAATATGGAGGCTCCCGTCGCCCTTCCCGTTACCCTCAACGTAGAACAGATCCCGGCCAAACCTGCTCCCGACAAAGACGAAGAGTGTCGTGGGGTGGGGGGCAGAGAAGATGATCGGCCTCGCACGAAGTCATAG
- a CDS encoding DUF5331 domain-containing protein → MAFFENFTAVIRQKWLDYVQSNRGWLTLQMQQTSVRTPDGGRRPSSFLVLGVINALEPKLSNLMVPFYQLNSDEDALVEVLGLNFDPEMALDNGGAPQTIDASDDTPLLPDVPGL, encoded by the coding sequence ATGGCCTTCTTTGAGAACTTCACAGCGGTTATTCGCCAGAAATGGCTGGATTATGTGCAGTCCAACCGGGGCTGGTTAACCCTGCAGATGCAGCAGACCTCGGTACGCACCCCAGATGGCGGGCGTCGTCCTTCGTCTTTCTTAGTTTTGGGTGTGATCAACGCGCTAGAGCCCAAGCTCTCGAACCTGATGGTTCCCTTCTACCAACTCAACTCTGATGAGGATGCGCTTGTAGAAGTGTTAGGGCTCAATTTCGATCCAGAGATGGCTCTCGATAACGGCGGCGCTCCCCAGACAATTGATGCAAGCGACGATACTCCTCTCCTTCCGGATGTTCCAGGTCTATAG
- the bchL gene encoding ferredoxin:protochlorophyllide reductase (ATP-dependent) iron-sulfur ATP-binding protein, with protein MKLSVYGKGGIGKSTTSCNISVALAKRGKKVLQIGCDPKHDSTFTLTGFLIPTIIDTLQEKDFHYEDIWPEDVIYHGYAGVDCVEAGGPPAGAGCGGYVVGETVKLLKELNAFDEYDVILFDVLGDVVCGGFAAPLNYSDYCMIVTDNGFDALFAANRIAASVREKARTHPLRLAGLIGNRTSKRDLIDKYIEHVPIPVLEILPLIEDIRVSRVKGKTIFEMAESDPSLEPICQYYLNIADQVLANPEGVVPNETLDRDLFTLLSDFYLNPPPEAPKQVADELDLMMV; from the coding sequence GTGAAACTCTCTGTTTACGGCAAAGGCGGTATCGGAAAATCCACCACCAGCTGCAACATCTCTGTAGCGCTGGCTAAGCGAGGCAAGAAAGTTCTTCAGATCGGGTGCGACCCCAAGCATGACAGCACCTTTACCCTGACTGGCTTTCTTATCCCAACCATCATCGATACCCTGCAGGAAAAAGATTTTCACTACGAAGACATCTGGCCTGAAGACGTGATTTATCACGGCTATGCAGGGGTTGACTGTGTAGAAGCCGGTGGGCCTCCAGCTGGCGCTGGCTGCGGCGGCTATGTTGTTGGCGAAACAGTCAAGCTCCTCAAGGAACTCAATGCCTTCGATGAGTACGACGTGATTCTATTCGACGTGCTGGGCGACGTTGTGTGTGGAGGCTTTGCGGCACCGCTAAACTACTCCGACTACTGCATGATCGTCACCGACAACGGCTTTGACGCCCTGTTTGCCGCTAATCGCATTGCCGCCTCCGTTCGGGAAAAGGCTCGTACCCACCCCCTACGGCTAGCTGGGTTGATCGGCAACCGTACCTCCAAGCGCGATCTAATCGATAAATACATCGAGCATGTACCCATCCCGGTGCTAGAGATTTTGCCGCTGATCGAAGATATTCGGGTCTCCCGAGTGAAGGGCAAAACCATTTTTGAAATGGCCGAGTCCGATCCTTCGCTGGAGCCGATTTGCCAGTACTACCTGAACATTGCTGATCAGGTTCTGGCTAACCCAGAAGGCGTGGTGCCTAACGAAACGCTGGACCGCGACCTGTTTACTCTACTGTCAGACTTCTACCTCAATCCGCCACCTGAAGCGCCCAAGCAGGTTGCCGATGAGCTAGATCTGATGATGGTGTAG
- a CDS encoding protochlorophyllide reductase → MVEQQTSTVIITGASSGVGLNAAKAMADKGWHVVMACRNLEKAQSAANELGMSAGSYTLLHLDLASLASVRKFVEDFRATGRSLESLVCNAAVYLPLLKEPMRSAEGYELSVATNHLGHFLLCNLMLEDLKNSPAADKRLIILGTVTANPKELGGKIPIPAPPDLGNLEGFEAGFKAPISMINGKKFKPGKAYKDSKLCNVLTMRELHRRYHDATGITFSSLYPGCVADTPLFRNHYSAFRTIFPWFQKNVTGGYVTQQLSGERVAQVVADPDFQESGVYWSWGNRQKPGRRFFAQEVSNEAQDDAKARKLWDLSAKLVGLQGETEPGVTAYAGSV, encoded by the coding sequence ATGGTAGAACAGCAAACATCAACGGTCATCATCACTGGGGCCTCTTCAGGAGTTGGCCTAAACGCTGCCAAGGCAATGGCTGACAAGGGCTGGCATGTCGTGATGGCCTGCCGCAACCTAGAGAAAGCGCAAAGCGCCGCTAACGAACTTGGCATGTCTGCAGGTAGCTACACGCTCCTGCACCTCGATCTGGCATCTCTAGCCAGTGTCCGTAAGTTTGTAGAAGATTTTAGAGCTACCGGCAGATCATTAGAATCGCTAGTGTGCAACGCTGCCGTCTATCTGCCTCTGCTCAAGGAGCCAATGCGCAGCGCAGAGGGCTACGAGCTGAGCGTTGCCACCAACCACTTGGGCCATTTCCTTCTGTGCAACCTCATGCTGGAGGATCTAAAAAATTCTCCCGCTGCCGACAAGCGGCTGATCATTTTGGGCACAGTGACGGCTAACCCGAAGGAACTAGGCGGCAAAATTCCTATCCCTGCACCACCAGATCTGGGCAACCTGGAAGGCTTTGAAGCTGGCTTTAAAGCGCCCATCTCGATGATTAATGGCAAGAAGTTCAAGCCGGGCAAAGCCTACAAAGATAGCAAGCTCTGCAACGTGCTGACCATGCGCGAACTGCACCGTCGCTACCACGATGCCACCGGCATTACCTTTAGCTCTCTCTATCCAGGCTGTGTGGCCGACACGCCACTATTCCGCAACCACTACTCAGCGTTTCGGACTATCTTCCCCTGGTTCCAAAAAAACGTTACGGGTGGTTATGTCACCCAGCAACTGTCAGGTGAGCGGGTTGCCCAAGTAGTGGCCGATCCAGATTTTCAGGAATCTGGCGTTTACTGGAGCTGGGGCAACCGGCAAAAGCCGGGCCGCCGTTTCTTTGCGCAAGAGGTTTCTAACGAGGCCCAAGACGATGCCAAGGCTCGTAAGCTGTGGGATCTGAGCGCTAAGCTGGTGGGCCTGCAGGGTGAAACAGAGCCGGGTGTGACGGCCTACGCCGGATCTGTTTGA
- a CDS encoding helix-turn-helix transcriptional regulator — MGKAGIALRQVLEKYEIPQNKLAVMMGVSRSNIHRWIYEVGDPSGDNILAIRDALQKANPEAASAFIELYLNS, encoded by the coding sequence ATGGGCAAGGCAGGTATAGCACTTCGACAGGTTTTAGAGAAATACGAGATTCCCCAAAACAAACTTGCTGTCATGATGGGTGTCTCTCGCTCCAACATTCACCGCTGGATTTATGAAGTTGGCGATCCCTCTGGTGACAACATCCTCGCTATTCGCGATGCGCTCCAAAAAGCCAATCCCGAGGCCGCTAGCGCCTTCATTGAACTTTATTTAAATTCCTAA
- a CDS encoding DUF3095 domain-containing protein, with product MSKDFYAKLPAIDSFLNAIDADNFVAAPADWYIIVTDIIGSTQAIESGLYKEVNLLGACSIATVLNAVDHLEIPYVFGGDGASFLVPPSLLEKIKPQLLAVRQMAQAEFGLDLRVGIVPIAVVNQAGYEVRLTKLRISENYEQAVFTGGGLNFATELVKSPDTAHLYQLKTAELVQPNLAGLECRWQDILSQHGETISLIVLALAHDAAGNTAIYRDVIQQIYKAYGTEDDFHPIALNNLKLSLRTKRLIPETKVRSHAKKWLNRWLYLLRIQAETTLGVILMKFKLKVGDVDWGQYKSIVQAASDYKKFDDMLRMIIAGTPKQRESLTQYLDAQYQAGNLIYGLHVSNRALMTCLVFERNGRQVHFIDGADGGYTLAAKALKEKLKLKAINWQAYNRLLEVRRKLSEQKQSSTPNS from the coding sequence ATGTCGAAAGATTTCTATGCCAAACTACCCGCAATAGATAGTTTTCTCAACGCTATTGATGCTGACAATTTTGTTGCGGCTCCTGCTGATTGGTACATTATTGTTACCGATATCATAGGCTCAACCCAAGCAATCGAATCAGGCCTTTATAAAGAGGTCAACTTATTAGGGGCCTGTTCTATCGCGACTGTTCTTAACGCAGTTGATCACCTTGAAATCCCCTACGTATTTGGAGGAGACGGAGCCTCTTTTTTAGTGCCACCGTCGCTGCTAGAAAAGATCAAGCCACAACTGCTAGCAGTGAGGCAAATGGCCCAGGCAGAGTTTGGCCTAGACCTAAGAGTGGGAATTGTCCCCATTGCGGTTGTTAACCAGGCTGGTTACGAGGTCAGACTGACCAAACTGCGGATTTCAGAGAATTATGAACAGGCCGTTTTTACAGGGGGCGGGCTCAACTTTGCAACAGAACTGGTCAAGTCTCCTGATACGGCTCATCTGTATCAGCTTAAGACAGCAGAACTGGTGCAGCCCAATCTAGCAGGGCTAGAATGCCGCTGGCAAGACATTTTAAGCCAGCATGGAGAAACTATCTCGCTCATAGTGCTGGCGCTGGCCCACGATGCAGCAGGCAATACTGCTATCTATCGAGACGTCATTCAGCAAATTTACAAAGCCTATGGCACAGAGGATGACTTTCATCCCATTGCCCTGAACAACCTTAAGCTCTCTCTGCGAACTAAGCGGCTCATACCGGAGACTAAGGTGCGATCGCACGCCAAAAAATGGCTGAACCGATGGCTCTACTTATTACGAATTCAGGCCGAAACCACTCTGGGCGTGATCCTGATGAAGTTCAAGCTCAAAGTCGGCGATGTGGATTGGGGCCAGTATAAAAGCATCGTTCAGGCTGCCAGTGACTACAAAAAATTCGATGACATGCTCCGCATGATTATCGCAGGCACGCCCAAGCAGCGAGAAAGCCTAACCCAGTATCTCGATGCCCAATATCAAGCAGGCAATCTTATCTACGGCCTGCATGTCTCCAATCGAGCGCTGATGACCTGTCTAGTATTTGAGCGCAATGGCCGTCAGGTTCACTTCATTGACGGAGCCGATGGCGGCTATACCTTGGCTGCTAAAGCCCTCAAGGAAAAACTCAAGCTCAAAGCTATCAACTGGCAAGCTTACAATCGCCTGCTAGAGGTTCGCCGAAAGCTCTCTGAACAAAAGCAAAGCTCAACCCCTAATTCCTAA
- a CDS encoding DUF2500 domain-containing protein → MDLSIIVPLFIVVIFIVVVVGLLVAIFKAIAQWRHNNLQPISSERAQVVAKRTRVSGHNSSHYNSRTTTFYYCTFEDERGTRHEFQVSGPEYGLLVEGDLGRLSYQGTRYKGFQRQ, encoded by the coding sequence ATGGATTTATCCATAATTGTTCCCCTATTCATTGTAGTTATTTTCATTGTTGTCGTTGTTGGGCTGCTGGTGGCTATCTTTAAAGCGATCGCACAGTGGCGTCACAACAACCTGCAGCCAATCTCTTCCGAAAGGGCTCAGGTCGTTGCTAAACGAACTCGAGTCAGCGGGCACAACTCATCCCACTACAACAGCCGAACCACCACCTTTTACTACTGCACCTTTGAAGATGAGCGAGGAACGCGCCACGAATTTCAAGTTTCGGGGCCGGAATATGGGCTGCTAGTTGAGGGCGATTTAGGCAGGCTAAGCTACCAAGGCACTCGCTATAAAGGGTTTCAGCGACAGTAG
- a CDS encoding NAD(P)/FAD-dependent oxidoreductase: MAVDYDLVIVGETLEAREAAAIATREGARVALVLSAERLQTQLQVDLLSQVLTHWGSKASQPLQGLGLGHSLADLQPDWSWPLLQQAIEMAGAIAHPHLTPEALAVQGVDVVTDAGYFSPKPRLAFTTEQRTLIARAYLLACGSQTALPAISGLDQVPYLTLETLLSLATQPEKLVILGRAGVAIALAQTFATLGTQVTLITRGDRLLPAEDPEVSQFLETVLTAEGIGLRLNAQVEGVQEKGEKVLVQLARAEPVIADQMLIATQPLPAVAGLNLDRVGVRQDRYGLWVDERLRTSHPRIFAAGSVLGSLRHGAIARHEAQIALHNALYLPTRSINLHSLSYSLGTTPELGRVGLTEAQARQRYSDAEVLINPVSASLKAHLLEETAGFCKLIVRRNGEILGASLVGPQASDLVQSLALLMAHQGNVSEIATFPAIPHTLTEVLVQTAQQWQQGRWQEGRWRRDWAENWFNWRRSSYR; the protein is encoded by the coding sequence ATGGCGGTCGATTACGACCTGGTAATTGTTGGAGAAACGTTAGAGGCCAGAGAGGCAGCTGCGATCGCAACCCGCGAAGGGGCCCGCGTTGCCCTCGTCCTCTCTGCCGAACGCCTGCAGACTCAGCTTCAGGTAGATCTGCTGAGCCAGGTTTTAACCCACTGGGGCAGCAAGGCCAGTCAACCTTTACAGGGCTTGGGCCTGGGTCATTCCCTAGCCGATCTTCAGCCCGACTGGAGTTGGCCCCTGCTCCAGCAGGCCATCGAAATGGCCGGTGCGATCGCCCACCCTCACCTCACCCCAGAGGCTCTGGCGGTGCAGGGAGTAGATGTCGTCACCGATGCGGGCTACTTCAGCCCCAAACCCCGATTAGCCTTCACCACCGAGCAGCGAACTCTTATCGCCAGGGCTTACCTGCTTGCCTGCGGCAGCCAGACGGCCCTGCCTGCTATCTCTGGCCTAGATCAGGTGCCCTATCTCACCCTTGAAACGCTGCTGTCGCTGGCGACCCAGCCAGAAAAACTAGTGATTTTGGGCCGGGCGGGGGTTGCGATCGCACTAGCCCAAACCTTCGCTACCCTCGGTACCCAGGTCACGCTCATCACGCGGGGCGACCGGCTGCTGCCTGCAGAAGACCCGGAGGTATCGCAATTTCTAGAAACTGTATTGACGGCAGAAGGGATAGGTCTAAGGCTCAATGCCCAAGTGGAAGGCGTGCAGGAGAAAGGGGAAAAAGTCTTGGTGCAGCTAGCCAGAGCCGAACCTGTGATTGCTGATCAGATGCTGATAGCAACTCAGCCCCTGCCTGCCGTCGCCGGGCTCAACCTCGACCGGGTAGGGGTGCGGCAAGATCGCTACGGTCTGTGGGTAGATGAGCGGCTGCGAACCAGTCACCCCCGTATCTTTGCTGCCGGATCAGTGCTGGGCAGCCTTCGCCACGGAGCCATTGCCCGCCACGAGGCCCAAATTGCGCTGCACAACGCCCTCTACTTGCCCACACGCTCGATCAATTTGCACAGTTTGTCCTATAGCCTCGGTACAACGCCTGAGTTAGGCCGAGTGGGCCTGACCGAAGCCCAAGCCCGTCAACGCTACAGCGATGCCGAAGTGCTGATAAATCCAGTCAGCGCTAGTCTAAAAGCCCACCTGTTAGAAGAAACCGCTGGCTTTTGTAAGCTTATTGTCCGGCGCAACGGGGAAATTTTAGGAGCCAGCCTAGTCGGCCCTCAGGCCAGCGATCTAGTGCAGAGTCTTGCACTGCTGATGGCCCATCAGGGAAATGTGAGCGAAATCGCCACCTTTCCGGCTATCCCTCACACACTTACAGAGGTGCTGGTGCAAACCGCTCAGCAGTGGCAGCAAGGCCGCTGGCAAGAGGGGCGCTGGCGGCGCGATTGGGCAGAAAACTGGTTTAACTGGCGGCGCAGTAGTTATCGGTAA
- a CDS encoding glycosyltransferase family 2 protein, which yields MFSIFILTYNEEIDIAACIESALLSDDVIVVDSCSSDRTVEIASQYPVRVVQHAFESHGKQRTWMLENVAYQHEWAYILEADERMTAALFQECLEAIQPSQNVAYYAAERVMFMGTWIRRSTQFPRYQLRLLQRGKVWFDDYGHTEREVVDGPTGFLKATYPHYTCSKGLSRWIEKHNRYSTDEARETVQQLQVGTVAWRELFFGESEVERRRALKDLSLRMPFRPLVRWLYMVFVLGGWMDGRAGLAWCTLQAFYEYLIVLKARELEHPEWLNGVSPQPLLSAVPNPDLPQKAMENPLQG from the coding sequence ATGTTTTCAATCTTTATCCTGACCTACAACGAAGAGATTGACATTGCTGCCTGCATTGAGTCTGCTTTACTTTCAGACGATGTGATTGTCGTAGACTCTTGCAGCAGCGATCGCACCGTGGAAATCGCTTCACAGTACCCTGTTCGCGTGGTGCAGCACGCCTTTGAGAGCCACGGCAAACAGCGCACCTGGATGCTAGAAAACGTAGCTTATCAGCATGAGTGGGCCTATATTCTCGAAGCCGATGAGCGCATGACTGCGGCTTTATTTCAGGAGTGCCTTGAGGCGATCCAGCCTTCGCAGAACGTGGCCTACTATGCGGCAGAGCGGGTCATGTTTATGGGCACCTGGATTCGCCGCAGCACCCAGTTTCCCCGCTATCAGCTGCGGCTTTTGCAGCGGGGCAAAGTCTGGTTCGACGACTATGGCCACACCGAGCGCGAAGTGGTTGATGGCCCAACTGGGTTTCTCAAAGCCACTTATCCCCACTACACCTGCAGCAAAGGGCTAAGCCGCTGGATTGAAAAGCACAATCGCTACTCCACAGACGAGGCCCGCGAGACAGTTCAGCAGCTTCAGGTGGGCACTGTGGCCTGGCGGGAGTTGTTCTTTGGCGAGTCTGAAGTGGAGCGGCGGCGAGCCTTGAAAGATTTGTCCTTGCGAATGCCCTTTCGCCCCTTGGTGCGCTGGCTGTACATGGTGTTTGTGCTGGGCGGCTGGATGGATGGGCGGGCTGGATTGGCCTGGTGTACGCTACAGGCATTTTATGAGTACCTGATTGTGCTCAAGGCCCGCGAACTGGAGCATCCAGAGTGGCTAAATGGGGTTTCTCCGCAGCCCCTACTCAGTGCCGTTCCTAATCCTGATCTACCCCAGAAGGCGATGGAAAACCCGCTGCAGGGTTAA
- a CDS encoding DUF86 domain-containing protein translates to MTHLDREIILRKLQVMLRNLGLLQRHSRASEQEFLENVEQQLIVERLLHLIIEAAIDINNHLLVSNSQPPSDTYFNSFIQVGRLGILPAELAQRLAPSAGLRNRLVHEYDDLNLVLVYQAIKFALAQYPQYVEAIQAHLAQK, encoded by the coding sequence ATGACTCACCTAGACCGAGAAATCATTCTTCGGAAGCTTCAGGTGATGCTGCGTAACCTGGGACTGTTGCAGCGCCATAGCCGTGCTAGCGAACAGGAATTTCTAGAGAATGTTGAGCAGCAGCTAATTGTAGAGAGGCTGCTTCACCTGATTATTGAGGCAGCAATTGATATCAATAATCATCTGCTGGTCAGCAACAGCCAGCCCCCCTCCGATACCTACTTCAACAGCTTTATTCAGGTCGGTCGGCTGGGCATTCTCCCGGCTGAACTGGCGCAGCGGCTGGCTCCTTCAGCGGGCCTGCGAAATCGTCTGGTGCATGAGTACGATGACCTTAATCTCGTGCTGGTCTACCAGGCGATTAAGTTCGCCTTAGCCCAATATCCCCAATACGTTGAGGCCATTCAGGCTCACTTGGCTCAGAAGTAG